One window of the Lipingzhangella halophila genome contains the following:
- a CDS encoding muconolactone Delta-isomerase, translating into MLFSVTMRVDLPTDMDPGAKRELLQREREYSQELQRGGEWVHIWRVVGSYANISVFDVADGDRLHGILWNLPLFPYMTVEVTPLAAHPSDIRAG; encoded by the coding sequence ATGCTGTTCTCCGTGACGATGCGCGTCGACCTGCCCACCGACATGGACCCCGGCGCCAAACGCGAGCTGCTCCAGCGGGAGCGGGAGTACTCCCAGGAACTGCAGCGCGGCGGCGAGTGGGTGCACATCTGGCGGGTCGTCGGCTCGTACGCCAACATCAGCGTCTTCGACGTCGCCGACGGGGACCGGTTGCACGGGATCCTGTGGAACCTCCCGCTGTTCCCGTACATGACGGTCGAGGTCACTCCACTCGCCGCGCACCCCTCCGACATCCGCGCGGGCTAA